The Candidatus Cybelea sp. sequence AATGCCGCCGCCGAGAGCGAGAATATGTGCCCCCAGCCCCCGAGCCGTGCGGGGATGACCGTGATCGCGGCGATGACGGTCACGTAGATCAGTATGTCCTTCACGAAGGCGATCATCGCCGGTGCGCGCAGGCCGCTCGTGTACGTGTAGGCGGCCAGCAGAACAAAGGCGACGGTCAGCGCGGGGAACGCGTGCATTGCTCCCAGCGTGCTGAACTGGCTGAAGACTGCCCGCATGCCGACGAGCTGTAAGGCGATGTAGGGGAGTGCCGCGACTACTCCGGTAAGCGCAATCGCGATCTCGAGCGCGCGGTCGTTGTAGCGATCGCGCACGAAGTCCGCGGTCGTCACGTAACCGCGATCTCGCGCGATGGTCCAGAACTTCGAAAGCACGATCAGCGCGATGGGATACGCGACCGTCGCGTAGGGCACGGCAAAGAATCCGAGCGCACCGACGCCGTAGACGAGCGCCGGAACGGCGACGAACGTGTAGGCGGTGTAGAGATCGCCGCCGAGCAAGAACCAGGAAACGATCGTTCCGAAGCTGCGCCCGCCCAGTGCCCACTGTTCGAGGTCGCGCAGGTTTGCGCCGCCCCATCGCGCTGCGACGAAGCCGAGCGCCGTTACGCCCGTTACCGAGACGCCGAGGATCAGCGCCGCGCTAGACACGCCCGTCTCTGGTCATCAGCACGACGATTCCGAGAAGGCCGGCGGTCACGAGGACCCACGCCAACTGATACCAGTAGAAGAAGGGCATCCCGAAGAGCGCGGGGGCCGCATGGTTATACAGCGGCGGGATGAGCGTCCCGATAAACGGCAAGACCAGCAGCAGGTACCAGCCGCGACGGCGCATCGGGCGCCTTTCTGCGTGAAGGTCGAACGTCCCGGCGAAGCAAAGCAAGGCCTGCAAGCTCGCAGATGCGTTCCAATGAGAAAGGGTCAGCCTACATGTCCGTAACCCCTCCAGCAAAAGATACTCCGTTCGGGTTAGAGCCGAACGTAGCGGCGGGACTCGCGTATCTTTTCTGCCTGCTCGGCGGCATCGTTATGCTCGTCGGCGGTGGAACCAACAAGTTTGTGAAGTGGGCCGCAGCTCAATCGATCACGATGTGGGCTCTCTACTTCGTCCTCTGGGTCATTTTGGGGTTCATTCACCTTCGGATCCTGTACCCGATCATCTGGCTTCTCTGGATCGTGCTCTGGGTCTGGACCACCGTGACAGGCTTCCAGGGTAAAGAGGTTCGCGTTCCCGGAATCGCCGAGCTCACGACCAGCATCTTCAAGGCTGCACTCTAACCGGATTGCGCGCCCCTCGCGGGCCGCGTATCCGCAGCAGAGGCCGTTCGAAACAGTAGGTCGTTACCGTCGCGAATGCGATGGTCGCCGCAAAGGCAAGTTCGGTATATCGGACTTGCCATTGCGTGTCGTAGTGCGGGTCCCCCCGATACGAGGGGATCTGATGCCATATCATCTCCCGGGCAATCATTTGATGGTAGAGGTAGAGATTGTACGAGATCGTCGCGAGAAAACGCAGCGGCGGATTGTCGAGCAGCACTTGCCACCACTTCGGGCTGAACAGCGACCCCAGCGCGATTAACGCAAAGGCGAGGCCGAAGAGCGCCCGCCCGTGGATCTGCCAGACGCCGGCCCACTGGTCGGCAAAGCGAAAGTCGAAGACGCTCTCCAGCAACATCCAGAGCATCGCGAACCCGCCGAGCGCGACAAGCGGCGCGAGGTTACGCCGCAGCGCCGGCTTCGAGCGGGCGCTGAGCCCGACGAAGAGCTGCGCGCTGAGCATTCCGAAGGCGAAGATATCGAGATAGCCCGGCAGGTTCTCTTCGTACGTGGGAAAGAGCGTTGAAAAACAGCAGTGCGCCATCCAGACGCGCCACGCCCAGGCGATCGCGATCATCGCGCCGGCCGTAACGTACGGACGCCGAGCGAAGCACCACCAGATCAACGGGAAGACGCAATAAAATTCGACCTCGACGGCGAGCGTCCAGAGCACCCCGTTGATCGTTCCGAACCGTTCGGGAAACCAAGTGTGCACGAAGAGAAGGTGCGTCACCAGATCGGGCAGCGGCGCCGCTGAAGGTTGTACTTGCGCGTACCCGACGCAATAGGCGACCGCAATCGAGAGCACGTACGACGGCACGATCTTCATGAAGCGCCGCCAAGCGAAGTGCGCCCACGAGGGCCGCGGTGCGCCGCTGGCCCGCGATCGTACGAACGGATACGAGATAACGAAACCACTCAAAAAGAAGAAGAGCGTAACGCCGGCGAAGCCGGTCGCCGGCAGAAAGGCCAGCGACGGCGGCGGGCTGAGCCAGGAAAACTCCCAGACGTGGTACCAGAGCACGAGCAGAACCGCGAGGCCGCGCAACCCGTCTAAGACGCCGAGTCGCGCCTCCTCGCGAAGGGTTCCGCTTGCGGCCATGCCGCGAAATACGGTCGAACCTCCGGTCGGTCATTCTCAGCACCGTGTCATCCTGAGCCTGTCGAAGGATTGTCGAAGGACGCGTTTTGAACCAATGGGTTGACACAAAGCCGGCCTTTGTATTAGGGTGATGGTACAATGATTCCGCCACACCACCACCACCCCGAGCTCATCCGCCTCACCATGGGACTGGCAATGGCTGCGACCGGCGTCGCCGCGTTGCGCTGGCCGCGATGCTTTGCCGGCATCGCCGGCACGTTCACCTGTTGGGCTGAGATGGGCGACGCGCAGCGCGAGCGGCTCGACCGTGTCGTGGCGGCGCGAGAACAGGCCGAAGGGGTCTCCCGCAATTACGGCCGCGCCTTAGGCGTGAGCGCTTTCGCCTTGGCGGCGCTGGAGGCCGTGCCGAGCGTCCCGTTCGTGCTGCCCTATGCGCTCTTCTGTCTGGCGGGGTCGGCCGTCGCGCTGCTGGCCTATCTGCAGTTTCGGCGGGCGACCGAACAGCGCGTCGCCCCGCTGATCCGCCGTTCTCCGTTTTCCGCGCTGCCGCCGTTGCTGATCGCCTGCATCGCCGCGAGCTTCATCGTCGCGGTGCTCTTTGCGATCGAACCTCAGAATCGTATTGGGGCGATCGTCGTCGCGGCGTCGACGCTCGTGCTCGGATTCGTTGCCTGGCGAATCGCCGCGGCGCCCGCGCTGCTGCTCGGCGTCGATCCGCAGTACGAATACGCGCTGGACGAACGCCTGCGCCTCGGCCGGGCGCGCAACGTTGCCGTGTTGGCCTGCGCGCCGGTGCTGGTTTTCTCCGCCCTTTCCGAACCCGGGCTACCGGAACAGTACGGCCTTTTCGGAACGGTCGCGATGGCGATTCTCATTGCCGCCTTCGTGGTAGCGCTCGCAGCGAGCATTCTTCCCCACTTCGGACGCGTGCGGGTGGCGTGAGTCCGCTCTATCTGGTCGTCGATGCGGCCTTGGAGACTCCGCCCTACCAACAGCTCGCCGCGCAGATCCGCGCGGCGATCGAGCGAGGAGAGCTGCCGCCGGAGGCACCTTTGCCAACTGTCCGCCAGCTTGCCGGCGATCTCGGCCTCGCACCCAACACCGTGGCGCGCGCGTACGGCGAACTGCAGTCCGAAGGCTGGCTCGTCGGCGATCGGCGACGCGGGACTCGGGTCGCGGGCGAGATCCCCGTCAACCGGCCGGCACGCCTGCGCAGCCTGCGGGAAGCGACGGAGAAATTCGTCACCTCCCTGCGCCACCGCGGCTTTTCGAGTGACGAAATCGCCGTCGAGTTGGCGCGTGCGGGCGTCGCCGGCCAGGAAATTTAGGCGCGCGCCGCTCGCTCGGCATTTGACGCCCCCTGGGCGCCTTGATATAGTTGAGGCTCGGTCCCACCTGCGGGTGAGGCCGTTTCTGTGTCAGCGTGAGGAGCTTGTAGTTTTTGCCGACCATCAACCAATTGGTGCGCCGCGGGCGTGAGAAGACCGAGCAGAAGGTCAAGACCCGGGCATTTCGCGTCATCTTGACGGGGCCCAAGCCGGGCCATCCCGATCTCCCGACGCGACAATTCGAAGTGACCGGCAATCCGCAGCGCCGCGGCGTCTGCACTCAAGTGAAAACGGTTACTCCCAAGAAGCCAAACTCGGCGCTGCGCAAAGTCGCTCGCGTTCGCTTGACCAATGGGGAAGAGGTGACCGCCTATATCCCGGGGATCGGGCACAACCTGCAGGAGCACTCGGTCGTGCTGGTCCGCGGCGGGCGCGTCAAGGATCTGCCGGGCGTCCGCTACCACATTATCCGCGGCACGCTCGATACGGCCGGGACGGCGAACCGCAAACAAGGGCGCTCGAAATACGGCGCCAAGCGCGAGAAAAAGAAGTAAAGGATGCCACGCAAAGGACCCGCTCCCAAACGTCAGATTCTTCCGGACGGCAAGTTCAACTCGAAAGTGCTGGCGCGCTTCATCAATAAGGTGATGCTGCGCGGCAAGAAGTCGACGGCCGAGGGCATCACGTACGGTGCGCTCGATCTCGTCGCCGAGAAGACCGGCCGGGATCCGATGGAAGTTTTTTCACAAGCGCTCTCCAACGCGATGCCGCTGGTCGAGGTTCGTCCGCGGCGCGTCGGCGGCGCCACCTACCAAGTGCCGATGGAAGTGCGTCCCGATCGCCGTCAGGCGATGGCGATGCGCTGGCTGATCGGTTTTGCCCGGGCTCGCGGCGGCCGCTCCATGGAGGAGAAGCTGGCCGGCGAGCTCCTCGACGCGTCCAACAACACCGGCGCGACGATCAAGAAGCGTGAAGACACGCACAAGATGGCCGAAGCGAACAAAGCTTTTGCCCATTATCGCTGGTAGAATTTCAAACTAAGAACACCATGGCTGCTAGGGAATATCCGCTCGAACGCACGAGGAATATCGGCATTGCCGCGCACATCGATGCCGGCAAGACGACCTGTACCGAACGTATCCTCTTCTTTACCGGACGCGTGCACAAGATGGGTGAAGTGCACGACGGCGCGGCGACGATGGACTGGATGGTTCAGGAACAGGAACGCGGCATTACGATCACCTCGGCCGCGACCGCCACGACCTGGCGGGATACGCGCATCAACATCATCGACACGCCGGGGCACGTCGACTTCACCGTCGAGGTCGAGCGCTCCCTGCGCGTGCTCGACGGCTTAGTCGCGCTCTTCGACTCGGTGGCCGCGGTTCAGCCGCAGTCGGAGACCGTCTGGCGTCAAGCGAACAAATATAAGGTTCCGCGCATCGTCTTCGTCAATAAGATGGACCGCATCGGCGCCGACTTCTTCAACGTCGTCGAAAAGATTCGCGAGCGCCTCGGCGCCCGCGCCGTACCGATTCAGGTGCCGATCGGCGCCGAAGATAAGTTTAAGGGCGTCGTCGATCTGTTCACGATGAAGAAGATCGTCTACACCGACGACCTCGGCTCGACGATGGCGCAAGAAGAGGTCGACGGCGAGCTGCGCGAGCTCGCGCTGGAATGGCGCCAGCACCTCGTCGAAGCGATCGCCGAACAGGACGACGAGTTGCTCGAGATCTTCTTCGAGGGCAAAGAGCTGCCGATCGACCGCATGAAGGCGGCGCTGCGCAGGGCGACGATCGAGGGCACGGTGCTGCCGATGCTCTGCGGTTCGGCCTTCAAGAATAAGGGCATTCAGCCGCTGCTCGACGCGGTGGTCGAATACATGCCCTCGCCGCTGGAAGCCAAGCAGATCGTCGGACGCGATCCGAAATCGGGCGGCGAGATCACCCGCAAGGCCGCCGACGCCGAGCCGTTCTGCGCGCTGGCCTTCAAGATCGCGACCGATCCGTACGGCAACCTGACGTATTTCCGCGTCTATTCCGGCGTGCTCAACAAGGGCAGCTACGTGCTCAACTCGCGCTCGGGGCGCAAGGAGCGCATCGGCCGGATCCTGCGGATGCACGCCAACCATCGCGAGGACATCGATTCGATCGGCGCGGGCGACATCGCGGCCGCGGTCGGGCTCTCCGACACGCGCACCGGCGACACCCTGTGCGACGAGAAGTCGCCGATCGCGCTTGAGTCGATCACGTTCCCGGAGCCGGTCATCCACCAGGCGATCGAGCCCAAGAGCAAGGCCGATCAAGACAAGCTCGGCTTGGCGCTGACGCGCCTCGCGCAGGAAGATCCGACCTTCCGGATGCGGACCGACGAAGAGACCCAGCAGACGATCATCGCCGGCATGGGCGAACTGCACCTCGAGATCATCCTCGACCGGCTCCGCCGGGAGTTCAAAGTTGAGGCCAACGTTGGTAAGCCGCAGGTTGCTTACAAAGAAGCGATTACAAAGACCGTTGAAAAGGAAGGCCGTTTCGTGCGGCAGTCGGGCGGCAAGGGCCAGTACGGCGACGTCTGGCTGCGCGTTCAACCGCAGCCCCCGGGAACGGGCTTTGTTTTCGAGTGGAAGATTGTCGGCGGCGCGGTTCCAAAAGAGTACGCCAAGGCGGTTCAGGAAGGCATCCGCGAGTCGGCCCAAAACGGCGTGCTCGCCGGCTTCCCGGTGATGGACTTCAAGGCCGAAGCCTTCGACGGTTCGTTCCACGAGGTCGACTCGTCGGAAATGGCCTTCAAGATTGCCGCCTCGATGGCGTGGAAGGAAGCGAACCGTTCCGCGGGCCCGATCCTGCTCGAGCCGATCATGAAGGTCGAGGTGACGACGCCCAAAGAGTACATGGGCGCCATCAACGGCGACCTCAGCCGGCGCCGCGGCGCGATTCACGCGACCGAAGAGGCACCGGGCGGAGCTCAGGTGATCACGGCGCACGTCCCGCTCTCGGAGATGTTCGGGTACGCTACGGATATGCGCTCGGCAACACAAGGGCGAGCGACGTACACCATGGAGTTCTCGCATTACGAAAAGGCGCCGAAATCCGTCGAAGAAGAGATCGTCGCTAAGGCGGTCGGCAAGAAGTTGGCCCCCGCCTGACCCGAGCACGGTCCGTTGACATTCGCGGGTTTTGCTTGATAATATTCCGGGGTTGTGGCGCCCCCTGCGATGGGGGCGTTTACCGCGTAAGGCGGAAAAGAGGCAACTAATACGCCTGGGTCCGTGTACTAGAGTTTAGCCCCAAGGCGGGGTTTGCGCGGCGTAGTCCGCGCGGGGCGGCAGCCCCAAGGCGTTCCGCGAAGTGGAGCGCGTACTGAAAGGAAAGAGATGGCCAAGCAAAAGTTCGAGCGCACCAAGCCGCACGTAAATATCGGAACGACCGGACACGTCGATCACGGAAAGACGACGTTGACGGCGGCAATCATGCATTGCCTGTCGACCGAAGGGCTCGCGCAAAAAGTCGGCGTCGATCAGATCGACAACGCTCCCGAAGAGAAAGAGCGCGGCATTACGATCGCCATCTCGCACCAGGAGTACGAGACGCCCAAGCGCCACTACGCGCACGTCGATTGTCCCGGCCACGCGGACTACATCAAGAACATGATCACCGGCGCGGCCCAGATGGACGGCGCGGTGCTCGTCGTTGCGGCGACCGACGGTCCGATGCCCCAGACGCGCGAGCACATTCTGCTGATGCGCCAGGTCGGCGTTCCCCGCATCGTCGTCTTCCTGAACAAGGTCGACATGGTCGATGACGAGGAGCTGCTCGAGCTCGTCGAGATGGAGATTCGCGAGCTGCTCTCGAAGTACGATTTCCCTGGCGACGACACGCCGATCATCCGCGGTTCGGCGCTCAAGGCGCTCAACTCGGGCGGCAAGCGCGGCGAGGCGGAAGCCGATCCGATCTTCAAGCTGATGGACACGATCGACGATTACATCCCGCAGCCGGAGCGCCAGGTCGACAAACCGTTCCTGATGCCGGTCGAAGACGTCTTTACGATCACCGGCCGCGGCACGGTCGGCACGGGCCGCGTCGAGCGCGGTCAGGTGAAGGTCGGCGAAGAGGTTGAGATCGTCGGGCTCAAGGAAGAGACGAAGAAGACCGTGGTGACGGGCATCGAGATGTTCCGCAAGCTGCTCGATTCGGGCATCGCCGGCGACAACATCGGCGTACTGCTGCGCGGCGTCGATCGCAACGAGATCGAGCGCGGCCAGGTGCTCGCCAAGCCGGGCTCGGTCAAACCCCACAAGAAGTTCAAAGCCGAGGTCTACGTCCTCTCGAAAGAAGAGGGCGGCCGCCACACGCCGTTCTTCGGAAACTATCGCCCGCAGTTCTACTTCCGCACGACCGACGTCACCGGCACGATCAAGCTGCCCGACGGCGTCGAGATGGTCATGCCCGGCGACAACGTTCAGATGGACGTCGAGCTGATCACCCCGATCGCATGCGAAGAGGGCCTGCGCTTTGCGATCCGCGAGGGCGGCCGCACCGTCGGCGCCGGCGTCGTTACCGCGGTCGCCGAGTAGAGATTTAACTCATGGCGAAACAAATGATCCGCATCCGCCTCAAGGCGTACGACCACAAAGTGCTCGATCAGTCGGCGGAACGGATCGTTGAGACCGCCAAGCGTACCGGCGCGTTCGTTAGCGGGCCGGTCCCGCTGCCGACCGAGATCAACCGTTTCTGCGTGCAGCGCTCGACCAACAACGATAAGAAGTCGCGCGAGCACTTCGAAATGCGCACGCACAAGCGTCTCATCGACATTCTTCAAGCGTCGCCCAAGACGATGGACGCGCTGATGCACCTCGACTTGCCCGCCGGCGTGGATATCGAGCTGAAGGCCTAGCCTTCTCGCTCCCGCCGAGCGTCCCAACGCGCCCGCAAAGAGGAAACCTTCGTTGACGCGTTAACGCGCCTGTGCTACGTTCACCGTACCGAGCAGGTGTAACGGCGGTCTCGAGCCGGTCGTTACCGTGACGCGCTGTTCGTCGTCGGCCTCCGCGAACAGGCCCGCGTCAGCGGATCGGGCCGGGTCAAGCATCCGGCCCGCTCCTCGTTGGCGGTAATGCCCCGTTGCCGGAACGAAGAGCCACGGATGGAAGTGAAGTCGAGCTACATCGGTACCATGATCGGTCTTGCGACGGTGGCCTTCGGCCTGATCGCCGCCGGTGCGTGGAACAAGTTCATCAGCGACGTCATCGCGCTCTTTCTCAAGCCCGGCAGCGGGGTCGTCGCCGAGTTGGTCTATGCGGTCGTGATTACGATCATCGCGATCGTCGTCGTCCAGAGCCTCGCCAAGCTCGCCGAAAAAGAGGCGGAGCTCACGGCGAAGCTTCCGTTCTCGAAGAAGCCGCAGGAGTAGCGCTAGCCCTCCGCAGCGCCGTTCGATCTCTTCGGCGGCCTCCCCGAACGGATTCGGAACGCCAGCTCCGGGCGGTGCTGCAGCGGCGGATAAACGTGCGCCCGCACCTCGAAGCCTTTCTTTTCAAGGCCTAATCCCAGCGCGGCTTGCTGGATGCCGTGCAGGATCGCGGCGTTGAGCGTCTCGTCGGCGACGCTTAAATCCATCAGGCTGTCGATGTGGCGGCTCTTCGTCAGCAGCGTGAGCCGGATCTCACCGGGAATCCGCTGCGACTCTTGCTCTTCGTCGAGGGGATCGTGAAAGACGACGACGTGGCGATCCTCATAGACGACCTCGTTGCCGGCGACGAGGTGCTCCCATGCCTTGCGCTCCTTGATCCAGCGCGGCTGCGCTCCCAGAACGTCGACGGGCGCAATGCCCCGCTTTAAAGCATCCTCGCTCATGCATTTGCCGTTCACCCGTTTTGCAGCGATTGCCTGCCGCCAAAGGACGTTGCTCGCCGCGTCGGAAAGCCAGCCTGACCAATGACACGTTGGCTTTCAGAATTAATCGGCGGTCCCGAGCAGTCGGTGTGGGAAAAGCCCGACCCCAACCACACGTTCCGCGGACGGCTCGACGGTACGCGGGCAAAGGCCGATGAAGTCGTCTACGAAGACGACGAGGTTTTTGCCTTTCGTCACAACATCGACCCGAGCAAAGAGGAATGGTGGGAGATCCACGTCGTCATCATCCCGAAGAAATGGGTCCCGACGATTCTCGATATCTCGCTGGGCGACGCCTACATCTGGCACCGCCTGATCGGCGGCATTCAAAAGGTCGCCCTCTCCTTGGGCCTCTACGAAACGGGTTTTATGATTCGGATGGGCGTCCTGCCTCCGTATCAGCACACGGAGCACGTGCACATCCACATCCTCTCGGGTAAACACCGCTCCACCGTCGTCGACGGGCCGCTTCCGGATGTCAGCTGACGCGCGGCCGTCGCTGACAAGCATCGCGTTCGCCTTTGCCAGCATCTCCGCCACCTCGTTCGGCGGCGGCCAGAAGGCTTCGATCCGCCAACAGGTGCTCGCGCGCGGCTGGATGGACGCCGATGGTTTTCTCGACGGTTTGGAGATCGCGCAGGTGCTGCCCGGGCCGAACCTGCTCAACCTCGCGATCTACTGCGGGCAGAAAGTTCGCGGCGTGCCGGGAGCGCTTGCCGCGTTCTGCGGCGCAAGCGTACCGCCGTTCGTCATCGTACTAATAGCCGGCGCGCTCTACTTTAAATACGCGGCAAATCCGTTCGTCGCGGGCGCTCTGCGCGGCTGCGCCGCCGGCGCGCTCGGATTAACGATCGGCAACGCACTCGAACTGACCTGGGACGAACGCAAGAGCTGGTACGCGATCGCGCTGGTCGCGATTACCGCGGCCGCCGTCTCGCTGCTGCGCATGCCGCTGCTGCTGGTGCTCGTGGTCTTCGGCGGGGCCGGCGTCGTTTTCGAAACGCTGCGAAGCCGGCGAGAAGCACGTGGCTGACACCTTTCATTCGGTGCTGCAGCTGCTCTGGGTCTTCGCGCAGCTCTCGGTGCTGGGCTTCGGCGGCGGAAAAGGGATCATCCCGCAGATGCACACCGACGCGGTGGCGACGCACCACTGGGTTTCGTCGCAGCGGTTCACGCAGTTCTATACGATCGGCAAGCTCGTCCCCGGCCCCACCACGATCTTTGCGGCATTGATCGGCTACGCGGCGACGCCCTCGCGCCCGCTGCTGGGCGCGGCCGTCGCCACTATCGGAATGTTCGTACCCTCCAGCCTGATCATGATTGCGTTTGACGCGCTGTGGCGGCGCTTCGCCGCATCGCCGTGGCGCGCCATCATCTCGCGCGGCCTCGCTCCGGCGATTGTCGGGCTCGTCTGGTCGAGCGTGATGACGATCGCCCGCGGCGCGCCATCGTCGGTTATAGCCTACGTGACGGCGGCGGTGGTGGTCGTACTGATGCTGCGCACGAAGATCAGCGCGCCGCTGCTCATCCTCCTCAGCGGTGGCGTAGGGGTCGTCGCGCTTCGATAAGCGAACGAACGGCGGATGCCCATCGACCTTCACGAGCTCCGTTCGCGCTCGTTCCACGGCACGAAACGCCGCATCTACCATTTGCTCGAGGAGATGGGTACCTCCGGCGATCAGATCTGGCCGTTTGCCTCGCAGCCCTTCATGCGCTCTCCGGGCCCGCTGACGCCGGGGCGTACCGAAGAGTGGCACCTCGGCATCCATAGTATCCTCGAAGAGGCTGTTCCCGAGGAGCGGATCGTGTGGCGCTTTCAAAACGAGGGATTCGACGGCACGCACGCGTTCGTCTTGGGAACGCTGGGGAAGGAGACGGTCGTGGAGTACCGCGTCGATGCGACGCTCTCCGATACCGACGGACGTCTGCTGTGGCGGCGCTTCGAAGATCAGTTCGAACGATCGATCGAAGCCCTCTTCGACAAGCTTGCGCGCGTCCTCAAGCGCTAACCGTCCGTAGCGATGCCTGATCCAGTCGACTTCATCGACGTTTCGGGTTTGCTCTCCGACGAAGAGCGGCTCGTTCGCGACACCGTCCGCGCCTACGTGCGCGAGCGCATCACGCCGCAGGTCGCGCAGTGGTTCGAAGAAGGAATCCTACCGCGCGAACTGGGGCCGGAACTCGGCCGGCTCGGCCTGTTGGGGATGCATCTCGAAGGTTACGGCTGCGCGGGCGCGAGCGCCGTCGCTTATGGCATCGCGTGTCTCGAACTCGAGGCCGGCGACTCGGGCGTGCGCAGCTTCGCCTCGGTGCAGGGGTCGCTTGCGATGTATTCGATCTGGCGCTGGGGTGACGAAGCACAAAAGGAGCGCTGGCTTCCGGCGATGGCGCGCGGCGAAGTCATCGGCTGCTTCGGCCTTACCGAGCCGGATTTCGGCAGCAATCCCGCCGGCATGCGCACCTCCGCGCGGCGCGATGGACCGGACTGGGTCCTCGACGGCACCAAGATGTGGATCACGAACGGATCGATCGCCGATCTGGCGATCGTTTGGGCGCAGACCGCCGACGGCATTCGCGGGTTTATCGTTCCGCGCGACACGCCTGGCTTTAGCGCTTCTGACATTCACAAGAAGCTTTCGCTGCGGGCCTCGGTTACGAGCGAGCTCGCGCTGAACGGATGCCGGCTCCCGGCCGACGCGCTTCTGCCCAACGGCGGAGGACTGGGCGCCCCGCTCTCGTGCCTGAACGAAGCGCGCTACGGAATCATCTGGGGCGCGATGGGCGCCGCACGCAGCTGCTACGAAACGGCGCTGGAGTACGGCAAGACGCGCGTGCAGTTCGACCGGCCGATCGGGGGCTTTCAGCTCACGCAGGCCAAGCTCGTGGACATGCTGCTCGAACTGAACAAAGGTACGCTGCTCGCACTGCATCTTGGCCGCGCGAAGGACGAGCACCGGCTGCATCCCTCGCAGGTCAGCTTCGCGAAGCTCAACAACGTCCGCGAGGCGCTTGCGATCGCTCGCGCGGCGCGCACGATCCTCGGCGCAAACGGCGTGACCCTCGAGTACCCGGTGATCCGGCACATGAACAACCTCGAGTCGGTGCTGACCTACGAGGGAACCAGCGAGATGCACGCGCTGGTCGTCGGCAAAGAAGTTACCGGCATCGCCGCCTTTACATAACCGCAGGCCTACACGTAGTCCGCGAGCTTGAGGTTGACGTCGCGCTCGCCCGTTGCATTGCGCACGTGCAAGTGGACGACGGTGCCCGCCGATCCCGAGAGCAGACCGCGCAGTGCCGCGAGCGACATGCGCGAAG is a genomic window containing:
- a CDS encoding acyltransferase — encoded protein: MAASGTLREEARLGVLDGLRGLAVLLVLWYHVWEFSWLSPPPSLAFLPATGFAGVTLFFFLSGFVISYPFVRSRASGAPRPSWAHFAWRRFMKIVPSYVLSIAVAYCVGYAQVQPSAAPLPDLVTHLLFVHTWFPERFGTINGVLWTLAVEVEFYCVFPLIWWCFARRPYVTAGAMIAIAWAWRVWMAHCCFSTLFPTYEENLPGYLDIFAFGMLSAQLFVGLSARSKPALRRNLAPLVALGGFAMLWMLLESVFDFRFADQWAGVWQIHGRALFGLAFALIALGSLFSPKWWQVLLDNPPLRFLATISYNLYLYHQMIAREMIWHQIPSYRGDPHYDTQWQVRYTELAFAATIAFATVTTYCFERPLLRIRGPRGARNPVRVQP
- a CDS encoding HIT domain-containing protein, whose translation is MTRWLSELIGGPEQSVWEKPDPNHTFRGRLDGTRAKADEVVYEDDEVFAFRHNIDPSKEEWWEIHVVIIPKKWVPTILDISLGDAYIWHRLIGGIQKVALSLGLYETGFMIRMGVLPPYQHTEHVHIHILSGKHRSTVVDGPLPDVS
- the rpsJ gene encoding 30S ribosomal protein S10, whose product is MAKQMIRIRLKAYDHKVLDQSAERIVETAKRTGAFVSGPVPLPTEINRFCVQRSTNNDKKSREHFEMRTHKRLIDILQASPKTMDALMHLDLPAGVDIELKA
- the rpsG gene encoding 30S ribosomal protein S7, whose amino-acid sequence is MPRKGPAPKRQILPDGKFNSKVLARFINKVMLRGKKSTAEGITYGALDLVAEKTGRDPMEVFSQALSNAMPLVEVRPRRVGGATYQVPMEVRPDRRQAMAMRWLIGFARARGGRSMEEKLAGELLDASNNTGATIKKREDTHKMAEANKAFAHYRW
- a CDS encoding DUF3311 domain-containing protein; amino-acid sequence: MRRRGWYLLLVLPFIGTLIPPLYNHAAPALFGMPFFYWYQLAWVLVTAGLLGIVVLMTRDGRV
- a CDS encoding GntR family transcriptional regulator; this translates as METPPYQQLAAQIRAAIERGELPPEAPLPTVRQLAGDLGLAPNTVARAYGELQSEGWLVGDRRRGTRVAGEIPVNRPARLRSLREATEKFVTSLRHRGFSSDEIAVELARAGVAGQEI
- a CDS encoding chromate transporter; translated protein: MSADARPSLTSIAFAFASISATSFGGGQKASIRQQVLARGWMDADGFLDGLEIAQVLPGPNLLNLAIYCGQKVRGVPGALAAFCGASVPPFVIVLIAGALYFKYAANPFVAGALRGCAAGALGLTIGNALELTWDERKSWYAIALVAITAAAVSLLRMPLLLVLVVFGGAGVVFETLRSRREARG
- the tuf gene encoding elongation factor Tu; this translates as MAKQKFERTKPHVNIGTTGHVDHGKTTLTAAIMHCLSTEGLAQKVGVDQIDNAPEEKERGITIAISHQEYETPKRHYAHVDCPGHADYIKNMITGAAQMDGAVLVVAATDGPMPQTREHILLMRQVGVPRIVVFLNKVDMVDDEELLELVEMEIRELLSKYDFPGDDTPIIRGSALKALNSGGKRGEAEADPIFKLMDTIDDYIPQPERQVDKPFLMPVEDVFTITGRGTVGTGRVERGQVKVGEEVEIVGLKEETKKTVVTGIEMFRKLLDSGIAGDNIGVLLRGVDRNEIERGQVLAKPGSVKPHKKFKAEVYVLSKEEGGRHTPFFGNYRPQFYFRTTDVTGTIKLPDGVEMVMPGDNVQMDVELITPIACEEGLRFAIREGGRTVGAGVVTAVAE
- the fusA gene encoding elongation factor G, yielding MAAREYPLERTRNIGIAAHIDAGKTTCTERILFFTGRVHKMGEVHDGAATMDWMVQEQERGITITSAATATTWRDTRINIIDTPGHVDFTVEVERSLRVLDGLVALFDSVAAVQPQSETVWRQANKYKVPRIVFVNKMDRIGADFFNVVEKIRERLGARAVPIQVPIGAEDKFKGVVDLFTMKKIVYTDDLGSTMAQEEVDGELRELALEWRQHLVEAIAEQDDELLEIFFEGKELPIDRMKAALRRATIEGTVLPMLCGSAFKNKGIQPLLDAVVEYMPSPLEAKQIVGRDPKSGGEITRKAADAEPFCALAFKIATDPYGNLTYFRVYSGVLNKGSYVLNSRSGRKERIGRILRMHANHREDIDSIGAGDIAAAVGLSDTRTGDTLCDEKSPIALESITFPEPVIHQAIEPKSKADQDKLGLALTRLAQEDPTFRMRTDEETQQTIIAGMGELHLEIILDRLRREFKVEANVGKPQVAYKEAITKTVEKEGRFVRQSGGKGQYGDVWLRVQPQPPGTGFVFEWKIVGGAVPKEYAKAVQEGIRESAQNGVLAGFPVMDFKAEAFDGSFHEVDSSEMAFKIAASMAWKEANRSAGPILLEPIMKVEVTTPKEYMGAINGDLSRRRGAIHATEEAPGGAQVITAHVPLSEMFGYATDMRSATQGRATYTMEFSHYEKAPKSVEEEIVAKAVGKKLAPA
- the rpsL gene encoding 30S ribosomal protein S12 is translated as MPTINQLVRRGREKTEQKVKTRAFRVILTGPKPGHPDLPTRQFEVTGNPQRRGVCTQVKTVTPKKPNSALRKVARVRLTNGEEVTAYIPGIGHNLQEHSVVLVRGGRVKDLPGVRYHIIRGTLDTAGTANRKQGRSKYGAKREKKK
- a CDS encoding DUF5654 family protein, with product MEVKSSYIGTMIGLATVAFGLIAAGAWNKFISDVIALFLKPGSGVVAELVYAVVITIIAIVVVQSLAKLAEKEAELTAKLPFSKKPQE